The following proteins are encoded in a genomic region of Nicoliella spurrieriana:
- a CDS encoding hemolysin family protein: MSSGIQLIIILFTFFFAAFSVASEFALVQTRLSSLEDDKANGNGNKKKLDRQIYMVTHLNDYLSTTQVGVSLAGIILGWIGEPFIDGLLSDVLKLVNLGETSSRGISVIIGVGLLTYLEVVFTEVVPKNLSTDKPRQMLDIVAGPLHYLHTLFYPFVWLLNISAGAVVKMMGIKMADENDDSYSQNEILMLSRNAVQSGELEKNDYLYMQRAFDLNDKVARDIMVDRTQLVVLDIDSSVKDGLRLYLQKRFSRIPVVANGDKDRILGYVYNYDLVRQSRVDSSIGIDRMLRDITTTSETTPITEVLQQMIKNRAPIVVVVDEYGGTSGIITDKDIYEELFGTVRDEIDPATNEFIFKQPKGTYQVNGKLTTYDFERYFNTDIKAFDKSDIVTIAGFIIDNYDDLKVGKVIKIMNFEFKVLDYENSFINWFEVTNLNEAKPTIQKSTLDQVKRGQKEQSENK, translated from the coding sequence TTGTCTAGTGGCATACAATTAATAATTATTTTATTTACGTTTTTCTTTGCAGCGTTTTCGGTTGCAAGTGAATTTGCGTTAGTGCAAACCAGGCTTAGTTCATTGGAAGATGATAAAGCTAACGGAAATGGTAACAAAAAGAAATTAGATCGCCAAATTTACATGGTAACCCATTTAAATGATTACCTATCCACTACCCAAGTGGGGGTTTCGCTTGCCGGAATCATTCTTGGGTGGATTGGTGAGCCATTTATTGATGGTTTATTATCTGACGTTTTAAAACTAGTCAATTTAGGTGAGACGTCATCACGGGGAATTAGTGTCATTATCGGGGTCGGGTTACTAACCTACCTAGAAGTGGTTTTCACGGAAGTCGTTCCTAAGAACCTCAGTACTGATAAACCCCGTCAAATGCTAGACATCGTGGCCGGCCCGCTTCACTACCTCCACACCCTATTCTATCCATTCGTGTGGCTCCTAAACATCTCAGCTGGAGCGGTGGTAAAGATGATGGGAATCAAGATGGCTGATGAAAACGATGATTCATATTCTCAAAATGAAATTTTAATGCTCTCTAGAAATGCCGTTCAATCAGGAGAACTTGAGAAAAATGACTACCTATATATGCAACGGGCATTTGATTTAAATGATAAGGTCGCCCGTGACATCATGGTCGACCGGACCCAGCTAGTGGTTTTAGACATTGACTCTAGCGTTAAGGATGGATTACGGCTCTACCTTCAAAAACGGTTTAGTCGAATTCCAGTGGTTGCTAATGGTGATAAAGACCGCATTTTAGGTTATGTTTATAACTACGATTTAGTTCGTCAATCCCGGGTGGATTCTAGTATTGGAATCGATCGGATGCTTCGTGACATCACTACCACCTCTGAAACGACCCCGATTACCGAGGTCCTTCAACAAATGATCAAAAACCGGGCCCCCATCGTGGTGGTCGTGGATGAATACGGTGGGACTTCCGGAATCATTACCGATAAGGATATTTACGAAGAACTATTCGGAACCGTTCGGGATGAAATTGATCCTGCTACGAATGAATTTATCTTTAAACAACCGAAGGGAACCTACCAAGTGAACGGTAAGTTAACCACCTATGATTTTGAACGGTACTTTAATACCGATATTAAGGCGTTCGATAAATCAGATATCGTTACCATTGCTGGATTCATTATTGATAACTATGATGACCTTAAGGTTGGGAAAGTAATCAAAATCATGAACTTTGAATTTAAAGTATTGGATTATGAAAATTCATTCATTAACTGGTTCGAAGTTACAAACCTCAATGAAGCTAAACCGACCATTCAAAAGTCTACATTAGACCAGGTTAAACGGGGTCAAAAGGAACAATCAGAAAACAAATAA
- the nrdI gene encoding class Ib ribonucleoside-diphosphate reductase assembly flavoprotein NrdI has translation MQPIQALFISISGNTRSFMDSLTEYAKTQHANHSASPLFKAREISDVTDLAVESHPYFAFVPTYLDGGNGIDNGVKELMTNSLGEYIAYKSNRNQCLGVIGSGNKNFNEQYCLTAKRYARDYGVPFLDNYELRGTSKDVERVYQSMVNRMKTNSAK, from the coding sequence TTGCAACCAATTCAAGCCCTTTTTATCTCCATCAGCGGTAACACCCGTAGCTTTATGGATTCACTCACGGAGTACGCAAAGACCCAACATGCTAATCATTCGGCATCCCCACTATTTAAAGCTCGTGAAATTAGCGATGTCACTGATTTGGCAGTTGAATCCCACCCGTATTTTGCATTCGTCCCCACCTATTTAGATGGTGGCAACGGGATTGACAACGGGGTCAAGGAACTAATGACCAATTCGTTAGGCGAATACATCGCATATAAATCTAATCGCAACCAATGCCTGGGCGTTATCGGAAGCGGCAATAAGAACTTCAATGAGCAGTACTGCTTAACCGCAAAACGGTATGCCCGTGATTACGGGGTCCCATTCCTAGATAACTACGAACTTCGTGGCACTTCTAAAGATGTTGAACGGGTATATCAGTCGATGGTCAATCGGATGAAAACAAATTCAGCAAAATAA
- a CDS encoding zinc ribbon domain-containing protein gives MPDQQKIECPRCGYQNDPENEFCDYCGFNLAGYFGKKAESDGETESELYSFKTFPSRSESHSEGSHKPAESQKNDAKKSTVHSEAPKKTTHNKKTTPKPRPNPQIDVDRQNAVNGKKKDKNLKKKPKQNAHPKVSPKPKAKKQPVKPNGTGFKHKKLWIFSAAALVLIVGGYGYGRYYYSKSATLNRLTDSVADGKTANYFVSKTEQQDINKMVADYLKANPDLANHLKSELGSKDRTSDGFFTYQKTGTHFGIFPKYQVVMNKRLVKQRTYSINIKTKPHALILLNGKVMSFADDNGNYHLSNLTSDHIYLSAKYHRDDKGPSTPVVKVTPKDNGRQIELVGDNTLNASVAQSTLNDVYEQMQKITNQGNVRTNLSSYFTDAKNNHYYQSVHQLALIFHQSKYQAVYQPKVLDVKKVGNDRYSVDYNLTYRFDNDDQIHTQIFKTNAVMQGSDGEYKINSIISDSNPIKDEYHQK, from the coding sequence ATGCCAGATCAACAAAAAATTGAATGTCCACGTTGTGGTTATCAAAATGATCCAGAAAATGAATTCTGTGATTATTGTGGGTTTAACCTCGCTGGATATTTTGGCAAAAAAGCTGAATCTGACGGTGAAACAGAATCTGAACTATATTCGTTCAAAACCTTCCCTTCCCGTAGTGAATCACACAGCGAAGGTTCGCATAAACCAGCAGAATCTCAAAAAAATGATGCTAAAAAGAGCACTGTTCATAGTGAAGCACCTAAAAAAACCACTCATAACAAGAAAACGACTCCTAAACCTAGACCCAATCCGCAAATTGATGTTGACCGCCAAAATGCGGTTAATGGCAAAAAAAAGGATAAAAATCTAAAGAAGAAGCCAAAGCAAAATGCTCACCCTAAGGTTAGTCCTAAACCAAAAGCGAAGAAGCAACCGGTTAAGCCGAACGGAACGGGTTTTAAGCATAAAAAATTATGGATCTTTTCAGCAGCGGCATTGGTTTTGATCGTGGGGGGATATGGATATGGTCGCTACTATTACTCCAAATCCGCTACTTTAAACCGGTTAACCGATAGTGTAGCTGATGGGAAGACCGCCAATTATTTTGTTTCTAAAACCGAACAACAAGATATTAACAAAATGGTGGCTGATTATTTAAAGGCAAATCCTGATTTGGCCAATCATTTGAAGTCTGAATTAGGATCTAAAGATCGGACTAGCGATGGTTTCTTTACATACCAGAAGACTGGAACTCATTTTGGCATTTTCCCTAAATACCAAGTGGTAATGAATAAGCGCTTAGTTAAACAGCGGACCTATTCGATTAATATTAAGACAAAGCCCCATGCTTTAATCTTATTAAATGGGAAGGTAATGAGTTTTGCTGATGATAATGGAAACTATCACCTTAGTAATTTGACCAGTGACCATATCTACCTAAGTGCTAAGTATCACCGCGATGATAAGGGCCCTAGTACACCGGTAGTTAAGGTAACGCCCAAGGATAACGGTCGCCAGATTGAGTTAGTAGGGGATAACACCCTCAATGCATCCGTTGCTCAGTCGACCCTTAATGATGTTTATGAGCAAATGCAAAAGATCACCAACCAGGGGAATGTCCGGACGAATCTATCTAGTTACTTTACCGATGCCAAGAATAATCATTACTATCAAAGCGTTCATCAATTAGCGTTGATTTTCCATCAATCGAAGTATCAAGCGGTATACCAACCCAAGGTGCTTGACGTTAAGAAGGTGGGTAATGACCGTTATAGCGTTGACTATAACCTTACGTACCGGTTTGATAACGACGATCAAATTCACACCCAAATCTTTAAGACCAATGCAGTGATGCAAGGATCTGATGGTGAGTACAAAATTAATTCCATTATTTCAGATAGCAATCCGATTAAAGATGAATATCACCAAAAATAA
- a CDS encoding MDR family MFS transporter, with protein MAKPKEVGMKSVLVYTTLLNAGSSCLWPLTTMYMHDYLHRSLTESGLILFLMSLFMIIGNYTGGFLFDHWSAYKTALISILISLASIVALTFFHGWPIFAFLLIIHGFSDGISLTLINSYASTIKSKSPRYVFNTLYVGLNIGVVVGTAMVGYLLKYGVTTVFAVTSAFYAILFIMAIRLFDIDFTDYDYNHQVKAADGAKSKTLQLLLAICFLIFSIYLIYAIWESVMPIHMTQMGISFEEYSSVWTVNGLMIVFGQTLVSKIGRKFPINRQIAFGIFIFGLSFLFLVFDHSYISFILTIAFLTIGEMIGFPDLPAWIDSLASDSQKGLYQSFFSISMSLGRACGPLYAGAFVEYFSYNLLFIFSFALIVIAILIVLNRNRILKQNDKTR; from the coding sequence ATGGCAAAGCCAAAAGAAGTGGGGATGAAGTCGGTATTAGTCTATACAACGCTACTAAATGCCGGCTCATCATGTTTATGGCCACTGACAACGATGTATATGCATGACTATCTTCACCGTTCGTTGACTGAATCGGGATTGATTTTATTTTTAATGTCATTATTCATGATTATTGGGAACTATACTGGCGGCTTTTTATTCGATCACTGGTCAGCATATAAAACAGCGCTAATCAGTATTTTGATTTCACTAGCGTCAATCGTTGCTCTGACCTTTTTTCATGGCTGGCCTATTTTTGCATTCCTATTAATTATTCATGGGTTTAGTGATGGAATTAGCTTAACGTTGATTAATTCATACGCTTCTACCATTAAATCGAAGAGTCCCCGGTATGTTTTTAATACCCTCTACGTAGGGCTAAACATTGGGGTCGTGGTTGGAACTGCGATGGTGGGTTACCTATTGAAATACGGAGTGACCACGGTATTTGCAGTAACATCTGCTTTTTATGCTATTTTATTTATAATGGCAATTCGGCTTTTCGACATTGACTTTACTGATTATGACTATAACCACCAAGTTAAGGCAGCTGATGGTGCTAAGTCCAAAACGCTGCAGTTACTACTAGCAATTTGTTTTCTGATTTTTAGCATCTACTTAATCTATGCGATTTGGGAAAGTGTAATGCCAATTCACATGACCCAAATGGGAATTTCATTTGAAGAATACAGTTCTGTTTGGACGGTGAACGGATTGATGATTGTCTTTGGGCAAACGCTCGTTAGCAAAATCGGGCGTAAATTTCCGATTAATCGTCAAATTGCCTTTGGGATTTTTATTTTCGGACTTTCCTTTTTATTCTTAGTATTTGATCATTCCTACATTTCATTCATTTTAACGATTGCATTTTTAACCATTGGTGAGATGATTGGCTTTCCGGACCTGCCGGCCTGGATTGATTCACTTGCAAGTGATTCACAAAAGGGACTCTACCAATCATTCTTTAGTATTTCAATGTCATTAGGGCGAGCATGTGGTCCGTTGTATGCCGGTGCATTTGTGGAATATTTTAGTTACAATTTGCTGTTTATTTTTTCGTTCGCTTTGATTGTGATTGCCATTTTAATTGTATTAAATCGGAATCGAATTCTAAAACAGAATGATAAAACCAGATAA
- a CDS encoding Ig-like domain-containing protein: MKKPFLFVIGAFFLALFSFGTSANAATSATKTPSLSVPSVTTADTKISGTATKNVDVYVRLNNNKKIAATVANSKGKYTITLPKKYAVNTKLYVYAQPDKSSHYFYRIVTVKAASTTTTTNTSSSAKTTNKSSSNNSSSSSVAVAKVNDLMGNWKSSASGSYTQLWTFNNDTGLNQTLYKNKILNSKLLSNAVFNVKHVNGKVITLTYRGKGDKKTSTMYIRLVNKNKFYLVDSNNKLVSVKMGAAPAATYSFTRIK; encoded by the coding sequence ATGAAGAAACCATTTTTATTTGTAATTGGGGCATTTTTCCTAGCGCTTTTCTCGTTCGGAACCAGTGCCAATGCAGCAACATCAGCTACTAAGACACCATCATTAAGCGTGCCTAGTGTTACCACCGCAGATACCAAAATTTCAGGAACTGCTACTAAGAACGTTGATGTTTACGTTCGGTTAAATAACAATAAAAAAATTGCTGCTACGGTCGCTAATAGTAAGGGTAAGTATACCATTACGCTTCCTAAAAAGTATGCCGTAAACACGAAGCTATATGTTTACGCACAACCAGATAAATCATCGCATTACTTTTACCGGATCGTAACCGTTAAGGCTGCCTCAACTACTACCACTACTAACACTAGCTCATCTGCTAAGACGACTAATAAGAGTAGTTCTAATAACTCCAGTAGTTCATCAGTTGCCGTTGCTAAGGTCAACGATTTGATGGGCAATTGGAAGTCAAGCGCTAGCGGTAGTTATACCCAACTCTGGACTTTTAACAACGATACTGGTTTAAACCAAACGTTATACAAAAATAAAATTTTGAACAGCAAGTTATTGAGTAACGCAGTCTTTAACGTTAAACACGTTAATGGAAAAGTAATTACCTTAACTTACCGTGGTAAGGGCGATAAGAAGACTAGCACAATGTACATTCGCTTGGTAAACAAGAATAAGTTCTACTTAGTAGATAGTAATAATAAGTTAGTATCCGTTAAGATGGGGGCTGCACCAGCTGCTACTTACTCGTTTACTCGGATTAAGTAA
- the zwf gene encoding glucose-6-phosphate dehydrogenase, translating into MATEQTALITLFGATGDLASRKLYPALFNLYKKGEIKEHFALIGTGRREWDDDKFRSVVSDSVKGAADSDQQVSDFASHFYYKSHDVTNPEHYKVLKGVADQLDAKYDLKGNRIFYISLAPRFFSLVANNLKQQNVFSDNGFNRLIIEKPFGHDFESAQELNDSLSSAFDEDQVFRIDHYLGKEMVQNIAALRFGNPMIESVWNNKFIDNVQVTLAENMGVGERAGYYDTSGALRDMVQNHIMQILSLLAMDEPNKYKDVEIRAQKVKALQSLHIYDEDEVAKNFVRGQYGANGDQKDYRHEDNVPEDSNTETFVAGKLEFQNNRWAGVPFYVRTGKLLADKFARIDVVFKKPALDDFARANGTAPQLLPSVLTIKIEPDSGFEMQLNKKHVGQGYTTDSFKFTHDLTDSEMKEVPLPYERLINDAMKGDHTNFASWAEVAQAWKFVDQIEKFWNSKKADFPNYTPGTMGPKAAEELLTRSGRNWAFRAED; encoded by the coding sequence TTGGCAACTGAACAAACTGCTTTGATAACGCTTTTCGGTGCAACTGGTGACCTTGCTTCACGTAAGTTGTATCCTGCCCTTTTTAACCTATATAAAAAGGGAGAAATTAAGGAACATTTTGCACTGATTGGTACTGGTAGAAGAGAATGGGATGATGATAAGTTCCGTTCAGTCGTTTCTGACTCAGTCAAGGGTGCTGCTGATAGTGATCAACAAGTATCCGACTTTGCAAGTCATTTCTACTACAAGTCACACGACGTTACTAATCCTGAACACTACAAGGTGTTAAAGGGAGTTGCAGATCAATTAGATGCTAAGTACGACCTTAAAGGAAACCGTATTTTTTACATTTCATTAGCCCCTCGCTTCTTTAGCTTGGTTGCTAACAACTTAAAGCAACAAAACGTATTCTCTGATAACGGTTTTAACCGCTTAATCATTGAAAAACCATTTGGTCATGACTTTGAATCCGCTCAAGAATTAAACGATTCATTGAGTTCAGCATTTGATGAAGACCAAGTATTTAGAATTGACCACTACCTAGGGAAGGAAATGGTCCAAAACATTGCCGCCCTTCGTTTTGGTAACCCAATGATCGAATCAGTTTGGAACAACAAGTTCATTGATAACGTCCAAGTAACCCTTGCTGAAAACATGGGGGTTGGTGAACGTGCTGGTTACTACGATACTTCCGGTGCTCTTCGTGATATGGTGCAAAACCACATCATGCAAATCTTAAGCCTCTTAGCAATGGACGAACCTAACAAATACAAGGATGTTGAAATCCGTGCCCAAAAGGTGAAGGCATTACAATCACTTCATATTTATGATGAAGATGAAGTAGCTAAGAACTTCGTTCGTGGTCAATATGGCGCTAATGGCGACCAAAAGGACTACCGTCACGAAGATAACGTCCCCGAAGATTCCAATACTGAAACCTTCGTTGCTGGAAAGTTAGAATTCCAAAATAACCGTTGGGCAGGAGTTCCATTCTACGTTCGGACTGGAAAACTATTAGCTGATAAATTTGCAAGAATCGACGTTGTATTCAAAAAGCCTGCGTTAGATGACTTCGCACGTGCTAATGGAACTGCTCCTCAATTATTACCAAGCGTGCTTACCATTAAGATCGAACCAGATTCAGGTTTCGAAATGCAATTGAATAAGAAGCATGTTGGCCAAGGTTACACTACTGATAGTTTCAAGTTCACTCATGACTTAACCGACTCAGAAATGAAGGAAGTGCCACTTCCATACGAACGCTTAATTAACGATGCCATGAAGGGTGATCACACTAACTTTGCAAGTTGGGCTGAAGTCGCTCAAGCTTGGAAGTTCGTTGATCAAATCGAAAAGTTCTGGAACAGCAAGAAGGCCGACTTCCCTAACTACACTCCAGGGACAATGGGGCCTAAGGCTGCTGAAGAATTATTGACTCGTTCAGGTCGTAATTGGGCATTTAGAGCTGAAGATTAA
- the gndA gene encoding NADP-dependent phosphogluconate dehydrogenase encodes MADQKANIGVVGMAVMGKNLALNIESRGYTVGIYNRTSAKTEEVMKDHSDKKLVPSYSVEDFVKSLETPRRILIMVKAGKATDAVIDELLPLLDKGDVLIDGGNTNFHDTIARNARLDKSGINFIGMGVSGGELGALHGPSLMPGGQKSAYDLVAPILEKISAKAEDGKPCVAYIGPNGAGHYVKMVHNGIEYGDEQLIDESYDILRRVAGIDVDELSNIFKEWNKGELNSYLIDITGDILSRKDDLGSGKPIVDLILDEGANKGTGKWSSEDALALGVPQSVITESVYARFISMLKDERVAASKVLPKPGLSVDFDAKELVEKVREALYFGKVMSYAQGFEQLRFASEEYDWDLKFGELAQIWREGCIIRAQFLQNITDAFEKDPKLTNLLLDPYFTDIAKKYQDSAREVVAIATKAGIPVPTLSAAVSYYDSYRTEVLPANLLQAQRDYFGAHTYKRVDREGTFHYPWYKEQ; translated from the coding sequence ATGGCTGATCAAAAAGCAAATATTGGTGTTGTTGGGATGGCTGTTATGGGTAAAAACCTTGCCCTTAACATTGAAAGCCGCGGCTACACTGTAGGTATCTACAACCGGACTTCTGCAAAGACTGAAGAAGTTATGAAGGATCACAGTGACAAGAAGTTAGTTCCAAGTTACTCTGTGGAAGACTTCGTTAAGTCACTTGAAACTCCACGTCGGATTCTAATCATGGTTAAGGCCGGTAAAGCAACTGATGCTGTTATCGACGAATTATTACCACTTCTTGACAAGGGTGATGTTTTAATCGATGGTGGTAACACTAACTTCCACGATACGATTGCTCGTAACGCTCGTCTTGACAAGTCTGGGATTAACTTTATCGGAATGGGTGTTTCCGGTGGTGAACTTGGTGCATTGCACGGTCCATCATTAATGCCTGGTGGCCAAAAGTCAGCTTATGACTTAGTTGCCCCAATCTTGGAAAAGATCTCTGCTAAGGCCGAAGATGGCAAGCCATGTGTTGCTTACATCGGACCTAATGGTGCAGGTCACTACGTAAAGATGGTTCATAACGGTATCGAATACGGTGATGAACAATTAATCGATGAAAGTTACGACATTTTACGTCGGGTTGCTGGAATCGACGTTGATGAACTTTCAAACATCTTCAAGGAATGGAACAAGGGTGAACTTAATAGTTACTTAATCGATATCACTGGTGATATCTTAAGCCGTAAGGATGACCTTGGTTCAGGTAAGCCAATCGTTGACTTAATTCTTGATGAAGGTGCTAACAAGGGTACTGGTAAGTGGAGTTCAGAAGATGCATTAGCACTTGGTGTTCCTCAATCAGTTATTACTGAATCAGTTTACGCTCGTTTCATCTCAATGCTTAAGGATGAAAGAGTTGCTGCTTCTAAGGTTCTTCCTAAGCCAGGTCTATCCGTAGACTTCGATGCTAAGGAATTAGTTGAAAAAGTTCGTGAAGCACTTTACTTTGGTAAGGTTATGAGTTACGCACAAGGATTCGAACAATTACGTTTCGCTTCCGAAGAATACGACTGGGACCTCAAGTTTGGCGAATTAGCTCAAATCTGGCGTGAAGGTTGTATCATTCGTGCACAATTCCTACAAAACATTACTGATGCCTTTGAAAAGGATCCTAAGTTAACTAACTTACTATTGGACCCATACTTCACTGACATTGCTAAGAAGTACCAAGACTCAGCTCGTGAAGTAGTTGCAATTGCTACTAAGGCCGGTATTCCAGTACCTACCCTTTCAGCAGCTGTATCATACTACGATTCATACAGAACTGAAGTTCTTCCTGCAAACTTACTACAAGCTCAACGTGACTACTTCGGTGCTCACACTTACAAGCGTGTAGACCGTGAAGGTACTTTCCATTACCCATGGTACAAAGAACAATAA
- a CDS encoding multicopper oxidase family protein: MSERQLVTDYYFNKEDYDTQDGGYVPLEEPNTPPQQLKIPEILTPDKETDTDMYYTVVSQTGETQLLPGKKTKTWGYNASLLGKTIIFKNGKHIHITLKNELPELTTYHWHGAIIPGVADGGCHTPVYPGESRQIDFNLNQPAATLWMHAHPCPSTAEQVWHGLATAVVVQDAEEAQLPLPRNYGVDDIPLILQDRRFHEDNQWDYNADYDPDGVMGPTPMINGTINPYFDVTTQKVRFRILDGANRREWRLHFSDDLKFTQIAGDNSLLPHPVDYTKLLIGCAERMEIVVDFGQYHPGDEVVLYSDDTPIVHFRIHEFAKDDSKIPETLTTTLPDPKVTPEAPIRKVVMSGMDESVAINGKKFDMSRIDTKTKLNNVEYWDVTNSNDMDGGMLHPYHMHGCVFKVISRNGKEPNPNELGLKDTIEVEPGETVRLKVWFPCIGVFMYHCHIIEHEDGGMMLQLEVTDPKHPNELPQPLMDHHTLMSAFAKERGVKMEDLNLGGMESYHKMNMKM; encoded by the coding sequence ATGAGTGAAAGACAATTAGTAACTGACTACTACTTTAACAAGGAAGATTATGACACTCAAGATGGTGGCTACGTTCCGTTAGAGGAACCTAATACTCCCCCACAACAATTGAAAATTCCTGAAATTCTTACTCCTGATAAAGAAACTGATACCGATATGTATTACACGGTAGTTTCACAGACTGGTGAAACCCAACTGCTGCCTGGTAAGAAGACTAAGACCTGGGGTTACAATGCTTCTTTGCTTGGCAAAACCATTATCTTCAAAAATGGTAAGCACATCCATATTACCCTTAAGAATGAATTGCCCGAGTTAACTACATACCATTGGCATGGGGCAATTATTCCTGGAGTTGCGGATGGTGGTTGTCATACCCCCGTTTACCCTGGTGAATCTAGACAAATTGATTTTAACCTTAATCAACCTGCTGCTACCCTTTGGATGCATGCCCACCCATGTCCTTCCACTGCTGAACAAGTTTGGCATGGATTAGCAACTGCCGTGGTCGTTCAAGATGCAGAAGAGGCTCAATTACCATTACCCCGTAACTACGGTGTCGATGATATCCCATTGATTTTACAGGACCGGCGATTCCATGAAGATAACCAATGGGATTATAATGCTGACTATGATCCTGATGGTGTCATGGGACCCACTCCAATGATTAACGGGACAATTAACCCCTACTTTGATGTAACCACCCAAAAGGTGCGGTTCAGAATTCTAGATGGTGCGAACCGTCGTGAATGGCGCTTACACTTTAGTGACGACTTAAAATTCACCCAAATCGCCGGTGATAATAGCTTATTACCACACCCAGTCGATTATACTAAGTTATTGATTGGCTGTGCTGAACGGATGGAAATTGTCGTTGATTTTGGTCAATATCACCCTGGTGATGAGGTCGTCTTATATTCAGATGATACCCCAATCGTTCACTTTAGAATCCATGAATTTGCAAAGGATGATTCTAAAATTCCAGAAACGCTTACCACCACACTGCCAGATCCAAAGGTTACCCCTGAGGCCCCTATTCGCAAGGTTGTAATGTCAGGAATGGATGAATCGGTTGCCATCAATGGGAAAAAATTTGATATGAGCCGTATTGACACGAAGACCAAGTTGAACAATGTTGAATACTGGGACGTTACTAATTCAAACGATATGGATGGTGGCATGTTGCACCCTTACCACATGCATGGTTGTGTATTTAAGGTAATTTCAAGAAATGGGAAGGAACCTAATCCAAACGAATTAGGCCTTAAGGACACAATTGAAGTGGAACCTGGTGAAACAGTCCGCCTCAAAGTATGGTTCCCATGTATTGGGGTCTTTATGTACCACTGCCACATCATTGAACACGAAGATGGTGGAATGATGCTTCAATTAGAAGTTACTGATCCAAAGCATCCAAATGAATTACCACAACCATTGATGGATCACCACACATTAATGAGTGCCTTTGCTAAGGAACGTGGTGTTAAGATGGAAGATTTAAATTTAGGTGGCATGGAATCATACCATAAAATGAACATGAAAATGTAA